In one window of Pseudobdellovibrionaceae bacterium DNA:
- a CDS encoding helix-turn-helix domain-containing protein → MAGKLKQTLYDILEVLPTAPQHEIYAAYKRAKATYNQDSTALYSMFTKEEARELMNLIEEAFTVLGNQASRSRYDRDLMAKHNPPEVMAPISGDDLPDFPAPVEGAEPTPTATASPEPKKVESTKVPEGFLKTRFGVYKIDTDLENTLMNAAEYSGPLLRKARQYKNITLDQMASETRISKSYLVAVESEDYHAMPARVFVRGFVVQMARLVGLDENKVANSYMKRLKKASLD, encoded by the coding sequence ATGGCTGGAAAATTGAAACAGACTCTTTACGACATCTTGGAGGTGTTACCAACAGCGCCCCAACATGAAATTTATGCGGCCTACAAGCGAGCTAAGGCGACGTATAACCAAGACAGTACCGCGCTCTATTCGATGTTTACTAAAGAAGAAGCCCGCGAGCTGATGAACCTCATAGAAGAAGCGTTCACCGTGCTTGGCAATCAGGCCTCACGAAGTCGGTATGATCGAGACCTCATGGCTAAGCACAACCCACCAGAAGTAATGGCCCCAATAAGTGGCGATGACCTTCCTGACTTTCCGGCCCCTGTTGAAGGTGCAGAGCCGACTCCTACGGCCACGGCATCGCCTGAACCAAAAAAAGTTGAATCCACTAAGGTGCCCGAAGGTTTTTTAAAAACTCGTTTTGGTGTTTACAAAATTGATACTGATTTAGAAAACACTCTAATGAACGCGGCAGAGTACTCTGGTCCTTTACTGCGAAAGGCTCGGCAATACAAAAATATCACACTCGATCAGATGGCTTCAGAAACTCGAATTAGCAAATCATACTTGGTCGCTGTTGAAAGTGAAGACTACCATGCCATGCCCGCCCGCGTGTTTGTTCGCGGATTTGTGGTACAAATGGCTCGACTTGTTGGCCTCGATGAAAACAAGGTGGCTAATAGTTACATGAAACGACTTAAAAAGGCCTCTCTTGACTGA
- a CDS encoding RluA family pseudouridine synthase has translation MQFNTFKFKVASEDDGVRLDRALSAHPLVGTRSRAAKLIQCGWVRLNGRAAKASHVVHSDEIYDVKIPVDQKSELLPYDFPLDVLFEDKDLLVLNKPAGLVVHPAAGHHQDTLVNALVHQAKDLSMGFSENRPGIVHRLDKDTSGLLVVAKNDFTQSHLSAQFRQKTVHRIYWALVYGPVKQAQGTQQTYLKRHPVDRKKFASERLIPEQTPSGKLAITHFRQIRSHASGVTHLQCQLETGRTHQIRVHLSELGHPILGDEIYGSNSRTKNLKSVELRKLIKQMQRIGLHAAELGFTHPQTGEELMFRSSWPDDLLPLVELLGFS, from the coding sequence TTGCAGTTTAATACGTTTAAATTTAAAGTTGCTTCTGAAGACGATGGAGTGCGACTCGATCGCGCCCTTTCCGCTCATCCGCTTGTAGGCACACGATCGCGTGCTGCTAAATTAATTCAATGTGGATGGGTGCGATTAAATGGCCGGGCTGCTAAGGCTTCACACGTGGTTCATTCCGATGAAATCTATGATGTGAAAATACCGGTAGACCAAAAATCAGAGCTGCTTCCTTATGATTTTCCACTTGATGTACTATTTGAAGACAAAGACCTTTTGGTATTGAATAAGCCAGCAGGACTTGTTGTCCATCCGGCTGCCGGCCACCATCAGGACACCCTGGTCAATGCCCTTGTCCATCAAGCCAAAGACCTTTCGATGGGTTTTAGTGAAAACCGACCCGGAATTGTGCATCGACTGGATAAAGACACCAGCGGCTTGCTTGTTGTTGCTAAAAATGACTTTACTCAAAGTCATCTATCTGCGCAGTTTCGACAAAAAACTGTACACCGAATTTATTGGGCGCTTGTTTATGGCCCAGTGAAACAAGCACAGGGGACTCAGCAGACTTATTTGAAAAGGCATCCCGTCGATCGAAAAAAGTTTGCCTCAGAGCGCCTAATCCCTGAGCAAACTCCTTCCGGAAAATTGGCTATCACTCACTTTCGGCAAATTAGGAGTCATGCCTCTGGAGTCACTCACTTGCAATGTCAGCTTGAAACCGGTCGGACTCATCAGATTCGAGTGCATCTTTCAGAACTTGGCCATCCAATTCTTGGTGATGAGATCTATGGATCTAACAGTCGAACAAAAAATCTTAAATCGGTTGAACTTCGAAAATTGATCAAACAAATGCAAAGAATCGGGCTGCACGCGGCCGAGCTTGGTTTTACACACCCGCAAACCGGTGAAGAACTCATGTTTAGATCGAGTTGGCCAGATGACCTTTTGCCTCTCGTAGAACTTTTAGGATTTTCTTAG
- a CDS encoding polyphenol oxidase family protein gives MFSPVVCEEKTIGYKHEADGLVVFFGTRHLQKEAMGQHFHKLNFYFLKQVHGNAIVPVSQGSPTADAHYSFERGAAPCIQTADCIPVMLSSGDYVVAIHAGWRGIANGVIPRSIDFLRSINSSLQSPTKAFIGPHIGANSFEVGLDVATQIQEIYKPLKNLGAVVFDHPKHSDKRFIDLTIIAQSQLVTHGVSKANIFCFAPDTFSSAEFHSFRRDHGEAGRQISFIARILD, from the coding sequence ATGTTTAGCCCCGTCGTGTGTGAAGAAAAAACCATTGGATACAAACACGAAGCCGACGGATTAGTTGTTTTTTTTGGCACCCGACATCTACAAAAAGAGGCGATGGGCCAACATTTTCATAAGTTGAATTTTTATTTTTTGAAGCAGGTTCATGGCAACGCGATAGTGCCTGTCTCTCAAGGCTCGCCCACTGCGGATGCCCATTATTCTTTTGAGAGAGGGGCGGCCCCTTGCATTCAAACTGCAGACTGCATTCCCGTGATGCTCTCTAGTGGAGACTACGTTGTAGCTATTCATGCCGGGTGGCGTGGAATCGCTAACGGAGTTATCCCGCGCTCTATAGATTTTTTGCGATCTATTAATTCTTCGCTCCAATCACCGACAAAAGCCTTTATTGGTCCGCACATTGGCGCAAACAGTTTTGAAGTTGGCCTTGATGTGGCCACCCAGATACAAGAAATTTATAAACCGCTAAAAAATTTGGGTGCCGTTGTATTTGATCATCCGAAACACAGCGATAAACGCTTTATTGACCTAACTATCATCGCTCAGTCGCAACTTGTTACTCACGGCGTTTCGAAGGCAAATATTTTTTGTTTTGCACCCGACACGTTTTCCTCCGCAGAGTTCCATTCCTTTCGACGAGATCATGGAGAGGCGGGCCGACAAATCAGCTTTATTGCGCGGATTCTGGACTAG